The following coding sequences are from one Bacteroidota bacterium window:
- the cas1 gene encoding type II CRISPR-associated endonuclease Cas1 gives MIKRTLYFGNPAYLNLRDNQLVVRLPEIEKNDNLPESFKKEASASIPIEDIGIVVLDNKQITLTQGLLGALLANNTVVTTCDATHHPTGLLMPLSGNTIQNERFRAQLDASEPLKKNLWAQTVEQKIKNQSEHLKLRGIKHEYLIPVYKNIKSGDSDNAEGTAAAYYWKNLSPALLHNNAEFRRHREGASPNNYLNYAYALLRATMARSIVGAGLLPTLGIFHRNRYNAYCLADDLMEPYRPLVDKVVCDLLHTQPLNEDIPKEIKIELLKIPAMDVVMEGEKSPLMVATQRTAASLVKCFNGEQRKLIYPEM, from the coding sequence ATGATTAAACGCACCTTATACTTTGGCAATCCCGCTTATCTCAACTTAAGAGATAATCAATTGGTAGTTCGACTACCCGAAATAGAAAAAAATGATAATTTACCCGAATCGTTTAAAAAAGAGGCTTCCGCAAGCATACCCATTGAAGATATTGGCATAGTGGTGCTCGACAATAAACAAATAACCCTTACACAAGGCTTGTTAGGTGCATTGCTTGCAAATAATACGGTAGTAACCACTTGCGATGCTACCCACCACCCTACGGGTTTACTCATGCCACTTAGTGGAAACACGATACAAAACGAGCGTTTTAGAGCACAACTGGATGCCAGCGAACCTCTTAAGAAAAACTTGTGGGCGCAAACGGTAGAACAAAAAATAAAAAATCAAAGCGAGCATCTTAAACTGCGGGGCATTAAGCACGAATACCTTATACCCGTTTACAAAAACATTAAAAGCGGAGACAGTGATAATGCCGAAGGCACAGCCGCAGCCTATTATTGGAAAAACCTCTCTCCTGCCCTACTGCACAACAATGCCGAATTTCGCAGACACCGAGAGGGTGCGTCTCCCAACAATTATTTAAACTACGCCTATGCGTTGCTTCGGGCTACCATGGCACGCAGTATTGTAGGAGCAGGCTTACTGCCTACGTTAGGTATATTTCACAGAAACAGGTACAATGCCTACTGCCTGGCAGATGATTTGATGGAACCCTATCGCCCTTTGGTGGACAAGGTAGTATGCGACCTACTGCATACACAACCCTTAAACGAAGATATACCAAAAGAAATAAAAATAGAACTATTAAAAATACCCGCCATGGATGTAGTAATGGAAGGAGAAAAAAGTCCGCTGATGGTTGCTACACAACGCACCGCAGCAAGCCTGGTTAAATGCTTTAATGGAGAACAACGAAAACTTATTTATCCCGAAATGTAA